Proteins encoded in a region of the Antedon mediterranea chromosome 2, ecAntMedi1.1, whole genome shotgun sequence genome:
- the LOC140039467 gene encoding solute carrier family 28 member 3-like, whose amino-acid sequence MCFSFPCSVDKAKVTASDFYNDNKKLTHWIIAIILTLLYIAYFAYALWYDYDEAEILIVFTCIAVFIFIYAVIRDNAGSQIEESLIKPTSHKLNNNWSHIKWPLYILLMVAFIIILVFLVKDSPEQLISFGGLVIFVLFTYIFSKHPTQVIWRPVLWGLTLQFLLGLFVLRTDIGFKLFDWLGDRVTTFLDFSDAGAEFIFGELYTNHFFAFKVLPGVIYFSSVISVLYYIGAMQFVIEKIAWLMQYTMKTSAGESLSAAGNIFIGQTEAPLLVRPFLKDMTLSEIHSIMTGGFATIAGSVLGAYISFGVDASHLISASVMSAPAALAIAKLFWPETEESKMVTVEQVKIPKGEERNIIEAASVGASTAVSLVANIAANLIAFLAILAFLNAMLTWLGGLVGIEDLTFELICSYVFMPLAFIMGVEWEDCREVAELIGIKAFLNEFVAYLKLAEFIEAGSISKRSEVIATYALCGFASIGSIGVQLGGLSPMAPSRKAAFATVAVRALIAGSIACFMTACIAGILYEENIEMVMNGTAIAPVT is encoded by the exons atGTGCTTCTCGTTTCCTTGT TCTGTTGATAAAGCTAAGGTGACAGCAAGTGACTTTTACAATGACAACAAGAAGTTAACACATTGGATCATCGCCATCATCTTAACATTACTTTACATCGCCTACTTTGCCTACGCATTGTGGTATGATTATGACGAAGCTGAGATTCTCATTGTGTTCACTTGTAtagctgtttttatttttatttacgcGGTTATTCGCGATAATGCTGGAAGTCAAATTGAGGAGAGCTTAATCAAACCGACTTCacataaacttaataataattgGAGCCATATAAAATG gCCATTGTATATCTTGCTTATGGTAGCATTCATCatcattttggtgtttttagtcAAAGACTCTCCCGAACAGCTCATTTCTTTTGGTGGTTTAGTTATTTTTGTCCTGTTTACATACATCTTCTCAAAACATCCAACACAG GTAATATGGCGTCCGGTATTGTGGGGTCTAACGTTACAGTTCCTCCTTGGATTGTTTGTACTGCGAACTGATATTGGATTTAAACTATTCGACTGGCTCGGAGACAGAGTTACAACTTTCCTTGATTTTTCCGATGCTGGAGCTGAATTTATTTTTGGAGAACTTTACACTAAccatttttttgcatttaag GTTCTTCCAGGTGTGATCTATTTCAGTAGTGTCATCAGTGTATTATACTACATTGGTGCCATGCAGTTCGTTATCGAGAAAATTGCCTGGCTAATGCAGTATACAATGAAAACATCAGCAGGAGAATCACTCAGTGCTGCCGGAAACATATTTATTGGACAG ACCGAAGCACCACTTCTGGTTCGGCCATTTTTAAAAGACATGACCCTTTCGGAGATCCATTCCATTATGACAGGAGGGTTCGCTACAATTGCAGGAAGTGTTCTCGGTGCTTACATTTCATTTGGTGTCGATGCATCGCATTTAATCAGTGCATCAGTCATGTCAGCACCAGCTGCTTTGGCTATTGCTAAATTATTCTGGCCAGAAACAGAAGAATCCAAAATGGTGACTGTAGAGCAAGTTAAGATACCAAAAGG TGAAGAACGAAATATTATTGAAGCAGCATCAGTAGGCGCTTCCACAGCCGTCTCACTTGTTGCAAATATTGCAGCTAATCTGATTGCATTCTTAGCCATCTTGGCGTTTCTTAATGCCATGCTTACTTGGCTTGGTGGACTTGTAGGAATTGAGGATCTTACTTTTGAG TTGATCTGTTCATATGTGTTCATGCCGCTTGCCTTTATAATGGGTGTAGAATGGGAAGATTGCCGTGAAGTTGCCGAGTTGATTGGAATTAAGGCATTTCTTAATGAATTTGTTGCTTACCTCAAACTTGCGGAATTCATAGAAGCTGGTAGTATATCA aaGCGGTCCGAAGTTATCGCCACATATGCTCTATGTGGATTTGCTAGTATTGGCTCAATTGGAGTTCAACTTGGAGGGCTTAGTCCAATGGCTCCGTCTCGGAAAGCTGCATTTGCTACTGTCGCAGTTCGAGCTCTCATCGCTGGATCGATTGCTTGTTTTATGACCGCTTGTATTGCAG GAATTTTATACGAGGAAAATATTGAAATGGTAATGAATGGGACAGCGATTGCACCAGTTACATAG
- the LOC140041124 gene encoding solute carrier family 28 member 3-like: MNASVNGNIELTSVNEDVGSVNKGYDDEEVERPTKHHRPVSSRPNLDDVIIATLPKIDKVEPPQKTGFWTSVDEAKKTASDFYNDNKKLTHWIIAIILTLLYIAYFAYALWYDYDEAEILLIFTCIAVFIFIYVVIRDNAGSQIEESLIKPALHKVNNSWSHIKWPLYILLVVAFVIILVFLVKDSPEQLISFGGLVIFVLFTYIFSKHPTQVIWRPVLWGLTLQFLLGLFVLRTDIGFKIFDWLGERVTTFLDFADAGSEFLFGELYTNHFFAFKVLPVVIYFSSVISVLYYLGAMQFVIEKIAWLMQYTMKTSAAESLNAAGNIFIGQTEAPLMVRPFLKDMTLSEIHAIMTGGFSTIAGSVLGAYISFGVDASHLISASVMSAPAALAISKLFWPETEESKMVTVEQVKIPKGEERNIIEAASVGASTAVSLVANIAANLIAFLAILAFFNAILTWFGGLVGIEGLTFELICSYVFMPVAFIMGVEWEDCREVAELIGIKAFLNEFVGYLRLTEFIEAGSISKRSEVIATYALCGFASIGSIGIQLGGLTPMAPTRKAAFATVAVRALIAGTIASFMTACIAGILYEENLERVIMNGTAIVPVT; encoded by the exons ATGAATGCATCTGTCAAC GGGAATATTGAATTAACAAGTGTCAATGAAGATGTCGGATCTGTGAACAAGGGATATGATGATGAAGAAGTTGAGCGGCCTACCAAACACCATAGGCCTGTATCGTCTCGGCCTAATCTAGATGACGTCATCATTGCAACATTACCAAAAATAGACAAAGTTGAACCACCACAGAAAACTGGATTTTGGACG TCTGTTGATGAAGCTAAGAAGACAGCAAGTGACTTTTACAATGACAACAAGAAGTTAACACATTGGATCATCGCCATCATCTTAACATTACTTTACATCGCCTACTTTGCCTACGCATTGTGGTATGATTATGACGAAGCTGAGATTCTTCTTATTTTCACATGTAtagctgtttttatttttatttacgtGGTTATTCGCGATAATGCTGGAAGTCAGATCGAGGAGAGCTTAATCAAACCGGCTTTACATAAAGTTAATAATAGTTGGAGCCATATAAAATG GCCTTTGTATATCTTGCTTGTTGTAGCATTCGTCatcattttggtgtttttagtcAAAGATTCTCCTGAACAGCTCATTTCTTTTGGTGGTTTGGTTATTTTTGTGCTGTTTACCTACATCTTCTCAAAACATCCCACTCAG GTAATATGGCGTCCGGTATTGTGGGGTCTAACGTTACAGTTCCTCCTTGGATTGTTTGTACTGCGAACTGATATTGGATTTAAAATATTCGACTGGCTCGGAGAGAGAGTTACAACATTCCTTGATTTTGCCGATGCTGGATCTGAATTTCTTTTTGGAGAACTTTACACTAACCATTTTTTCGCATTTAAG GTTCTTCCAGTTGTGATCTATTTCAGTAGTGTCATCAGTGTACTATACTACCTTGGTGCCATGCAGTTCGTTATCGAGAAAATTGCCTGGCTAATGCAGTATACAATGAAAACATCAGCAGCAGAATCACTCAATGCTGCCGGAAACATATTCATTGGCCAG ACCGAAGCACCATTAATGGTTCGGCCATTTCTGAAAGACATGACCCTTTCTGAGATCCATGCCATAATGACAGGAGGGTTCTCTACAATAGCAGGAAGCGTTCTCGGTGCTTACATTTCATTTGGTGTCGATGCATCGCATTTAATCAGTGCATCAGTCATGTCAGCACCAGCTGCTCTAGCTATTTCTAAATTATTCTGGCCAGAAACAGAAGAATCCAAAATGGTGACTGTAGAGCAGGTTAAGATACCAAAAGG TGAAGAACGAAATATTATTGAAGCAGCATCAGTAGGCGCTTCCACAGCCGTCTCACTTGTTGCAAATATCGCAGCTAATCTGATTGCATTCTTAGCCATCTTGGCGTTTTTTAATGCTATACTTACTTGGTTTGGTGGGCTTGTAGGAATTGAAGGTCTTACTTTTGAg TTGATCTGTTCATATGTGTTCATGCCGGTTGCCTTTATAATGGGTGTAGAATGGGAAGATTGTCGTGAAGTTGCCGAGTTGATTGGAATTAAGGCATTTCTTAACGAATTTGTTGGATATCTCAGACTTACAGAGTTCATAGAAGCTGGTAGTATATca aagCGGTCAGAGGTCATCGCTACATACGCTTTGTGTGGATTTGCTAGTATAGGCTCCATTGGAATTCAACTTGGAGGGCTTACTCCAATGGCTCCGACTCGGAAAGCTGCATTTGCTACTGTTGCAGTTCGAGCTCTAATAGCTGGAACGATTGCTTCCTTTATGACCGCTTGTATTGCAG GAATTTTGTACGAGGAAAATCTTGAAAGGGTAATAATGAACGGGACAGCGATTGTACCAGTTACATAA
- the LOC140039466 gene encoding uncharacterized protein has product MAPINIKPVYWKRYVDDVLAIIPTDMLITLNDNGTVTTSVYRKPTHTDQYLHSNSHHPLEHKLGLINTLVDRAEKVVRDMDLRKVEMDNIKKALHNCQYPEWSFQRVMENRKRKKNKGHEPQKLKIKMRGSIGIPYVKGMAERIRRTLSYHNVGTYFLPQNKIKNSLVHPKDKIEKMDTCGVIYEVTCRNCPQVYIGDRETGTQGGHYKHELMITKKMLQQTRESND; this is encoded by the exons ATGGCACCCATTAACATCAAGCCTGTGTATTGGAAACGATACGTTGACGATGTATTAGCTATCATCCCCACAG ACATGCTCATCACACTCAATGACAACGGAACAGTTACCACCTCAGTCTATCGGAAGCCCACTCACACAGACCAATATTTACATTCCAATTCACATCATCCACTCGAACACAAACTGGGGCTTATAAACACGCTTGTGGACAGAGCTGAGAAGGTAGTGAGAGATATGGATTTGAGGAAAGTTGAGATGGATAACATTAAGAAAGCGTTACACAACTGCCAGTATCCAGAGTGGTCCTTCCAGAGAGTTATGGAAAatcgaaaaagaaaaaaaaacaaaggacACGAACCACAGAAGCTAAAGATCAAGATGAGAGGTAGCATAGGAATCCCCTATGTAAAAGGAATGGCAGAAAGAATACGACGCACTCTCTCCTATCACAATGTCGGAACCTATTTCTtaccccaaaataaaatcaagaatagtctcgtccacccaaaagataaaATCGAGAAGATGGATACATGTGGAGTAATCTACGAAGTCACCTGCCGCAACTGTCCACAAGTTTACATTGGGGACCGGGAAACAGGGACTCAGGGAGGGCATTACAAACacgaattaatgatcacaaaaaagatgttacaacaaacacgggAGAGTAATGACTAG